A window of the Arachis duranensis cultivar V14167 chromosome 5, aradu.V14167.gnm2.J7QH, whole genome shotgun sequence genome harbors these coding sequences:
- the LOC107489955 gene encoding plastid division protein CDP1, chloroplastic, translating to MAFANASAIAPSSLRYFARVGSFDLKVPFSGIHGDVGSGFCGSSFCVGLHAGKSDVVLERRRLKPVDTRIIENAQLKSTVEIPVSCYQLIGVPDRAEKDEIVKAVMGLKNAEIEEGYSLDVVASRLDLLMDVRDKLLFEPEYAGDLKEKIPPKSSLRIPWSWLPAALCLLHEVGESKLVLETGRANLQHQDAKPYTDDLLLSMALAECAIAKAGFEKNKVSQGFEALARAQCLLRSKPSLAKMTLLSQIEESLEELAPACTLELLSMPNSVENFDRRRGAIAALRELLRQGLDVEASCQVQDWPSFLSQAFNSLLAGEIVDLLPWDNLAVMRKNKKTIESQNQRVVIDSNCLYRVFIAHLALGFSSKQKELINKAKNICECLIASEGIDLKFEEAFCLFLLGQSTEADAVEKLKQLELNSNPKHKSVLGKAIMDASVENPSLEKWLKDSALALFPDTKDCSPALVNFFNAQKKFPGSKKGSGAPQLVPTICHRPLSSSGSLERRDLEEPRSYTSSSPNIGYAVKQLTPTDLQNSLLSGKDENGSSLHESPVQVNRSLGTHRNGIWDGPYTHPHIFGRITYITVLGCIAFATVKLFGMNLSKSSSHWTSTRANNNSAWTTDSSADCTMGPAYIRGSNIAGRMKKIFAIVKQPFLQQSDAGNQSDLRASLSKSSSHVNVYRRLVMPLEEAEKLVKQWQAIKAEALGPSHVVTSLAQVLDESMLAQWQALADAANERSCYWRFVLLKLSALRADILSDGSGVDMAEIEALLEEAAELVDDSQQKNPNYYSTYKVKYILKRQEDGSWKFCEGDIRTP from the exons TTGAAATCAACTGTTGAAATCCCTGTTTCTTGCTACCAG CTCATTGGTGTTCCTGATCGAGCTGAGAAAGATGAAATCGTTAAAGCAGTTATGGGTTTGAAAAATGCAGAAATTGAAGAGGGTTATTCCTTGGATGTTGTTGCATCTCGCCTG GATCTGCTGATGGATGTCAGGGATAAGCTTCTATTTGAGCCAGAATATGCTGGTGATCTGAAGGAAAAGATTCCCCCTAAATCCTCCCTTCGAATTCCTTGGTCTTGGTTGCCTGCTGCCCTGTGCCTACTTCATGAA GTTGGAGAATCAAAGCTTGTATTAGAGACTGGACGGGCGAATCTTCAGCATCAAGATGCCAAACCTTACACAGATGATTTGCTTCTTTCTATGGCACTAGCTGAG TGTGCAATTGCAAAGGCTGGCTTTGAGAAGAACAAAGTTTCTCAAGGTTTTGAAGCTCTTGCTCGCGCCCAGTGTCTTCTAAGGAGTAAACCATCTCTTGCAAAAATGACTCTGCTATCCCAA ATTGAAGAATCTCTAGAAGAGCTTGCACCTGCTTGCACCTTAGAACTTCTGAGCATGCCTAATTCTGTTGAGAATTTTGATCGAAGGCGAGGTGCTATTGCGGCTTTGCGTGAATTGCTCAGACAGGGTCTTGATGTTGAAGCTTCATGCCAAGTGCAAGACTGGCCTTCATTTCTAAGCCAAGCATTCAATAGTTTGCTGGCTGGTGAGATAGTTGATCTTCTACCTTGGGATAACTTAGCAGTGATGCGAAAGAATAAGAAGACAATTGAATCACAAAATCAAAGGGTAGTAATTGATTCAAACTGTTTATATAGAGTATTTATTGCTCATTTGGCACTTGGATTTTCAAGCAAGCAAAAAGAGTTG ATTAACAAAGCGAAAAACATATGTGAATGTTTAATAGCTTCTGAGGGCATTGATCTGAAGTTTGAGGAAGCTTTTTGCTTATTCCTTCTTGGCCAg AGTACAGAGGCTGATGCAGTTGAAAAGCTTAAGCAGCTTGAGCTGAACtcaaatccaaaacataaatcGGTCTTGGGAAAGGCAATAATGGATGCTTCTGTTGAAAACCCATCATTG GAAAAATGGCTGAAGGATTCTGCACTTGCTTTGTTTCCAGATACTAAAGATTGTTCTCCTGCTCTG GTCAATTTCTTTAATGCTCAAAAGAAGTTTCCAGGAAGCAAGAAAGGTAGTGGAGCTCCACAATTGGTGCCTACTATATGTCATAGACCTCTGTCCTCATCTGGTTCATTAGAACGAAGAGATCTTGAGGAACCTCGCTCCTATACAAGCTCTTCTCCAAATATAGGGTATGCAGTCAAACAACTGACTCCTACTGATTTGCAGAATTCATTGCTATCtggcaaagatgaaaatggAAGCAGTCTTCACGAATCACCTGTTCAAGTGAACAGAAGTCTAGGCACTCATCGCAATGGAATTTGGGATGGTCCCTACACTCATCCACACATATTTGGAAGAATAACATACATTACTGTACTTGGTTGTATTGCTTTTGCTACTGTCAAGTTGTTTGGAATGAACTTAAGCAAGAGCAGCTCTCATTGGACTTCAACTAGAGCCAATAATAACAGTGCTTGGACAACAGATTCTTCTGCTGACTGCACTATGGGCCCTGCTTACATCAGGGGTAGTAACATTGCTGGCAGAATGAAGAAAATCTTTGCAATAGTTAAGCAACCATTTTTGCAGCAGTCCGATGCCGGAAATCAAAGTGATTTGCGCGCCTCTCTTAGCAAATCATCATCCCATGTTAATGTGTACAGGAGGCTGGTGATGCCTTTGGAAGAGGCTGAAAAGCTTGTTAAACAATGGCAAGCAATCAAAGCTGAAGCTTTGGGACCTAGCCATGTAGTTACTTCCCTAGCTCAAGTCCTTGATGAGTCCATGCTTGCTCAG TGGCAAGCTTTGGCTGATGCGGCAAATGAAAGATCTTGTTACTGGAGGTTTGTTTTGCTAAAATTGTCTGCCCTACGAGCGGACATTCTATCAGATGGGAGTGGAGTAGACATGGCAGAAATAGAGGCTCTCCTAGAGGAAGCAGCGGAACTAGTTGATGATTCTCAGCAAAAGAACCCAAATTACTACAG CACTTATAAAGTTAAGTATATCCTCAAGAGGCAAGAAGATGGATCATGGAAGTTCTGTGAAGGTGATATACGAACACCATGA